A DNA window from Bubalus bubalis isolate 160015118507 breed Murrah chromosome 22, NDDB_SH_1, whole genome shotgun sequence contains the following coding sequences:
- the RNF165 gene encoding E3 ubiquitin-protein ligase RNF165: MVLVHVGYLVLPVFGSVRNRGAPFQRSQLPHATSCRHFHLGPPQPQQLAPDFPLAHPVQSQPGLSAHMAPAHQHSGALHQSLTPLPTLQFQDVTGPSFLPQALHQQYLLQQQLLEAQHRRLVSHPRRSQERVSVHPHRLHPSFDFGHQLQTPQPRYLAEGTDWDLSVDAGLSSAQFQVRPVPQHYQHYLATLRMHHFPRNSSSTQMVVHEIRNYPYPQLHFLALQGLNPSRHTSAVRESYEELLQLEDRLGNVTRGAVQNTIERFTFPHKYKKRRPQDGKGKKEEGEESDTDEKCTICLSLLEDGEDVRRLPCMHLFHQLCVDQWLAMSKKCPICRVDIETQLGADS; this comes from the exons GTGCCCCCTTTCAAAGGTCTCAGCTTCCTCACGCTACCTCCTGCCGCCACTTCCACCTGGGCCCCCCGCAACCGCAGCAGCTCGCTCCCGACTTCCCCCTGGCTCACCCCGTGCAGTCGCAGCCGGGCCTCAGCGCCCACATGGCCCCGGCCCACCAGCACAGCGGCGCCCTGCACCAGTCGCTGACCCCGCTGCCCACCCTGCAGTTCCAGGACGTCACAGGTCCCTCCTTCCTACCTCAGGCCCTGCACCAGCAATACCTcctgcagcagcagctcctggaaGCCCAGCACCGCCGGCTCGTCTCGCACCCCAG GCGGAGTCAGGAGCGCGTGTCTGTCCATCCCCACCGCCTCCACCCCAGCTTCGACTTCGGCCACCAACTACAGACACCTCAGCCCAGGTATTTGGCTGAGGGCACTGACTG GGATCTCAGTGTGGACGCCGGCTTGAGTTCTGCTCAGTTCCAGGTGCGGCCTGTCCCTCAGCACTATCAGCATTACCTAGCAACTCTTCGAATGCACCATTTTCCCCGAAACTCCTCCTCCACGCAGATG GTCGTCCATGAAATCCGAAACTACCCTTACCCTCAGCTTCActtccttgctctccaaggacTGAACCCCAGCAGACACACCTCCGCTGTGCGGGAGAGCTATGAG GAGCTGCTGCAGCTCGAGGACAGGCTGGGAAACGTGACTCGGGGAGCAGTACAGAACACCATCGAGAGGTTCACCTTCCCTCACAAGTATAAGAAG CGAAGACCCCAGGATGGGAAGggcaagaaggaggagggagaggagtcaGACACCGATGAGAAATGCACGATCTGCCTGTCTCTGCTGGAAGATGGGGAAGATGTGAG GCGCCTCCCCTGTATGCATCTCTTTCATCAACTGTGTGTGGACCAGTGGCTCGCCATGAGCAAGAAATGCCCCATCTGCCGAGTGGACATTGAGACACAACTGGGAGCCGACAGCTGA